One window from the genome of Natronomonas pharaonis DSM 2160 encodes:
- a CDS encoding DUF7692 domain-containing protein produces MADQEVPGSVRIRTGDGNEWRFDAMEKAAEFYDCNRSNAVAFACDDVAQLVEAAHEVLARDDLTEQQRREMAETLSTRTTSFEVSVRVDANVQ; encoded by the coding sequence ATGGCCGACCAAGAGGTTCCCGGATCGGTCCGAATCCGGACCGGAGATGGCAACGAGTGGCGATTTGATGCGATGGAGAAGGCAGCAGAGTTCTACGACTGCAATCGGAGCAACGCCGTGGCGTTCGCCTGCGATGATGTCGCCCAGCTGGTCGAGGCCGCCCACGAAGTACTGGCCCGCGACGATTTGACCGAGCAGCAGCGCAGAGAGATGGCAGAGACTCTTTCGACGCGGACCACTTCGTTCGAGGTTTCCGTCAGAGTCGACGCTAATGTTCAATAA
- a CDS encoding ATP-binding protein, protein MTDASWSAAELADQIRDGDVDAHIDAVLADDQDVGDVMLTMEHAGVDDGPLAEMLSRKGQTDMLRQARQSGDVASMNAATGLSESRTDATGYQRLIDACRPAAQQILIKGPKGSGKTAKALEIVRRLWQDDIIDKVLTNIGRDDPDDPAPEDHDAVEFAEDISRYLEFAKEPGEKVAIFDEFSTSGNAYTGQSDVEAVMSRTINAFRKSEGGSLRTIFIGHENDNDIHPLVKKQSDVVIQADGKVDEGLIDCITVYRGWNAYMTDEVWFRVRGLRDIPEWSDWNYSTNYFAHLEWDLDEPEKQINRGQLIDNWEAYQEPDEDPIGDGSSDEATKYVDCRGTKTDGSDCGATVTHESGYCHAHRSQWDGEPDPRLEGDT, encoded by the coding sequence ATGACTGATGCTTCTTGGAGTGCCGCAGAATTAGCTGACCAGATTCGAGACGGCGACGTTGACGCCCACATCGACGCAGTGCTGGCTGACGACCAAGATGTGGGCGACGTGATGCTGACGATGGAACACGCCGGCGTTGACGACGGTCCGCTGGCGGAGATGCTGTCCCGAAAGGGGCAGACCGATATGCTCCGTCAAGCCCGCCAGAGCGGCGACGTGGCGAGCATGAACGCTGCCACGGGGCTGTCGGAGTCGCGGACGGACGCGACCGGCTACCAGCGGCTTATCGACGCCTGTCGCCCGGCCGCCCAGCAAATCCTCATCAAGGGACCGAAAGGTTCGGGGAAGACCGCGAAGGCGCTGGAAATCGTTCGCCGGCTATGGCAGGACGACATCATCGACAAGGTGCTGACGAACATCGGTCGAGACGATCCCGACGACCCCGCACCCGAAGACCACGACGCTGTCGAGTTTGCCGAAGACATCAGCCGGTATCTGGAGTTCGCTAAAGAGCCGGGTGAGAAGGTCGCTATCTTCGACGAGTTCAGTACCTCGGGTAACGCCTACACCGGCCAATCAGACGTTGAGGCGGTGATGAGCCGAACCATCAACGCCTTCCGGAAGTCGGAGGGCGGCAGCCTGCGGACTATCTTCATCGGCCACGAGAACGACAACGACATTCACCCGCTGGTAAAGAAGCAGTCCGACGTAGTGATTCAGGCTGACGGAAAGGTCGATGAGGGGCTCATCGACTGCATAACGGTCTATCGCGGCTGGAACGCCTACATGACCGATGAGGTTTGGTTTCGCGTTCGTGGGCTCCGGGACATCCCCGAGTGGTCGGACTGGAACTACTCGACAAACTACTTCGCCCATCTGGAATGGGACCTCGACGAGCCGGAAAAGCAAATCAATCGCGGCCAGCTCATCGACAACTGGGAAGCCTACCAGGAGCCCGATGAGGACCCTATCGGTGACGGCAGCAGCGACGAGGCAACGAAATACGTCGACTGTCGTGGGACGAAGACCGACGGCTCCGACTGCGGGGCGACGGTCACCCACGAGAGCGGTTACTGCCACGCCCACCGGTCGCAGTGGGACGGCGAGCCCGACCCCCGGCTGGAGGGAGATACATGA